The genomic stretch GCAATGTTCGCGGCCCCTGAGCTTCCCGACGGGCGGGCACGAACGTCACTTGCCGGCGCCCTGGCGGGGGTTCTACTGGCTGCCCCTGGGCTCGTGGCCGCCCTCAATCCTGGTTTCGCCCATCTCGCTGTTCTGCTTCCCATCGTCTTGTTCGGAGGTTTGGCATGGATGTCTATGAAGGTCGTGGAGAACGCATCTTTCTCGATCATGTGACGTTCGGGTACACACCGGAGGCGGCTGTTCTCGATGACGTCACCATGGCCTTCCCGCGGTCGGGTGTCGTTGCGCTCCGTGCCGCCAACGGGGCCGGAAAGTCCACCCTGGTCGAGCTCGTCAGCGGCTATCTGAGACCGCAGAAAGGGCGAGTGGAAATCTGTGGCCACCCCGCGGCCAGCGCGGCCGCCCGTAGCTTCAGACGAGTGGTGCGCACCAAACCCGCTCTCTATCCGACGATGAGCGTCTTCGATCATCTCGCCTTCACCGCCCAGTTGACCGGAGCCGCCATGGACGATGTCCTGGCGCGCGTGCGTACCTATCGGTTGGATGAGTGGCTGGATGTCCGTGCCTGCGAACTGTCCTCAGGCACGGAACGCAAGCTGTGGCTCATCGTCTGCACGCTCGGCCGGTTCGAGGTGGTCATGCTCGACGAACCGTTCCTCGGCCTGGACGACCACGCCCGGAGAGTCCTGTGGGATGAGATGGACCGGTGGCGCGCAAAGGACCGCCTCGTCGTGGTGGCCACCCACGAACATCCGCAGGGCTTCCATCCCGACGCCGAATACCAGCTGGCACCGGGAAAACGATGATGCCCCCAGAACTTGAGGCCCGACGTGGAGAGCCGCACCATCGGGCCACGGACGTATGCGCACGCCGACATCACCGGTAGGGTGGGTGGCGTGACCTCCATGATCGACGAGGCCGGTGTCGACGCCCTACTCACCGCTCTGCTCGACCACGGATTGGAACGGGTGGCGGCCGAACACCGGCCGGCCGTGGCCGTGGCGTTGCGTCGGATGCTGAACAGCGACCAGCCGGGCGTGGTGGCCCAGCACCTCACCCGCGGCAGCCGCCCCGAACGGTTCGGACAGCACTGGGACCACAAGCCGACCCTGCTGCGCGCCTTCGCCCGCGGGGGCCGGGTGGCCGACGAACACGCCCGCGACCGCCTGCGCCATCTGGGATCCGCCACCAGCCTGACCCGCACTCAGGTCGCCCGCCGGCTTCGAGACATGATGGAGGTCCTCGACCTGGATGCAACGGCCCTGGCCGAGGAGGCAGAGCGACTGCGCGTGGCGGATCATGATGACCTGTTCGACCAGCTGAGTGCGCACGATCGGATCACACCCGCCAGTGTGAACCGGGTGCTGGAGGGCGCGGCGCCCCTGCGGCCGGGACAGCTGGCCTTCATTCTCAGGGCCGCGCACATGGACGTGGGCCGGGTGCAAGGTGGTGGGGATGCCTGAGGTCCTGGAGTGTTGGCTGCACGGCACTCACGTCGGACGCTTCGAAAGGCAGACCGGTCGTGCTGCCCGGCTGGTCTACGACGCCGACGCCACCCGGGTCGTCTCGCTGTCATTGCCGATCGATGCTCCGGCCCCGGACGGCGCGGCCGAACACTACCTGCGTGGCCTGCTGCCCGAGGACCCGGTGGCGCTGCGCGACATGATGAGGGCCTCGGGTGCCACCAGCACCGACACCTTCGAGTTGTTGCGCCAAGTCGGCGGTGACGTCGCCGGGGCCGTGCAGCTCACCGCGCCGGGCAGCGAGCCCAGAAGCGATCCGGACCACGAACCGTTGATCGCCTCCACGTCCGATATCGGAGCACGGATCGCCGGAATCAAGGCCAGGCCCACGACCTCGGCCTTCGCCGGCGACTGGCCCCTGCGGTTCTCGCTGGCCGGCGCCCAGGCCAAGTTCGCCCTGGCCCGCATCGGCGGCAGCTGGTACCGGCCCGACGCGCAAACCCCGTCCACCCACATCGTCAAACCCGGTGCCGCCCGGAACAAACATATCGAGGCATTCGAGGCCCGGGCAATGGACCTGGTCCGACGGGCCGGGTTCGCAGTCCCGCAAGCCCGCGTGGCGCACTTCGATGACCAGAGCGCCTATGTGGTCGAGCGTTTCGACCGCGAGCTCATGCCCTCAGGGTTCAGCCGCCGCCTCCACGTCGAGGACCTGCAACAGGCCCTGGGCCGTGACCCCGAGGGCAAGTACCTCACGAGCCCCGCCGACACCATCGCCCTGCTGCGCCGCCACGATTCGGAGCTGGCCTACTGTTTCGTCGAGCAACTGGCCATCAACACCGCCATCGGCAACGCTGATGCCCACGCCAAGAACTACAGCATCATGCTTGAAAACGAACCCCGCTTGTCGCCTTTGTACGACCTGGTTCCCCTGGGGGCCTACCCCCAGTACAGCCAACGGCTCACCATGCCGATCGGGTCGCGGCGACACACCGGCAACATCACCTTGAAGGACTGGACCGCTCTGGCCGTCGACTGCGACCTGGAGCCGGACCACGTGGTGAGCATCGTCAGCGATGTCAACCAACGCCTGTCCTCCCAGCTCGAACCGACCTTCGGAGAGTTTGCCGCCCGGTACTCGAACCTGGGCAAGGCCGTGAGGCAGATGCAGCACTATATGACAAGGAACACCGACCAGGCGTGCCTTGACACGGTCCGGCCCGAAACACCCCTGACCGGATGTCACGACCATCAGTTCGAGGACGGAAGCGACGCGGATCCTGAGATGGAGAAGTGATCCCGGATTGGGGCGAACCCACGAGCTTGTTCACAACCAGCAGGCCGAGCGCGAATTCCCTAGTTGAAGCGGCTCCCCTCCAGGAGCGACTACTCGGACGCAGCCTTCAGCGCCAGCCGGTACTGGCTTCCGTCAGGTGAGCGCAGCAGCCGTCCCTCATCAATGAGGGCGCGCCGCAAGGTCACGGGGTCCTCCGTGATCGTGGCCAGTTCCTGGGTGATCTCACGCTCCGTCCACGTAGACCCTTCGTGCATGCAGTCGATGGCGATGTCGAAGAGCATGTCGCGCAGCGCCTGTTTTCGTGGCCAGCGCTCGACCCGACCGCCGGAGAGGCAGCTTCGCAGCCTCGGGATCTCCTTGACTCGCTCCTCGAACAAGGCAGTGTCCATGGACCGCATCCTAGCTGGCGCGGCCTCCGGGCAGACCGGATGTGCGGTCCCGCCCATGGGACTCGAGCCACCGCACCCGCGACCCCGCCACACCGCGTCGAGAATCACTTTCATCACACACATCAGTGCTCTCGGGTAATTGACAGGACATATGCTCGAATCTAGGCTGATTTGTGCCCAACGACGCGCCAGAAAGGACCTTCATGGCCGACAAGTCCCGCAACCCCGAGCCCCGGTACAACAAGCTGACCATCGGTGTCTGTCCCGACCAGTGGGGCGTCTGGTTCCCCGAGGATCCGGTGCAGATTCCGTGGGAGAAAGCCCTCGACGAGATGGCCGAGGCCGGTTTCTCCGTGATGGAGACCGGCCCCTTCGGCTACTTCCCCACCGACCCCGAGCGCCTGGCCGAGGAGATGGGCAAGCGGGGTTTCCGCGTCGTCGCCGGCACCGGTTGGGGCGTCCTCCACAAGGCCGAGGCCTGGGCCGACACGGAGCGCACCTTCCGCGCCATCGGTGAAACCCACGCCGCCGTCGGCGCCGAGTACGTGGTGCACCTGCCACCGATGTTCCGCGACGAGCACACCGGCGAGTTCACCGACGTGCGTCACCTCGACGGCGAGGCCTGGGATCTGTACATCAACAACGCCAACCGGCTCGGTCGCATGATGAAGGAGGACTACGGCCTCACGATGGTCCTCCATCCGCACGGCGACTCCCATATCGAGACCCGCGAGGATATCGACCGCATCTTCCAGGCCACCGACCCCGACTACGTCGGTTTCTGCCTGGACACCGGCCACATCGTCTACGGCATGGCCGACAACACCGCCCTGATCCGCGACTACCCGGAGCGCATCTCCTACGTCCACATCAAGGCCATGGACCCGAAGCTCGTCAAACAGGCCCACGACGAGGACTGGCCGTTCGTGAAGGCCGTCAAGGCGGGCTGCTCCGTGCCGCCGCCGGAGGGCGAACCTGACATGCCGAGCCTCGTCGAGGCCCTCGCCGATCTCGACAAGGAGCTCTACGTCATCTGCGAGCAGGACATGTACGGCTGCGACCCGTCCTACCCGCTGCCCAACGCCATCAAAGTCCGCGAATACCTGGCCTCCATCGGCCTCGGAGTGAAGTGAGCGACACCATGACCCTGCGAATCGGAATGATCGGCCCCGGCGGGATGGGGCAGGCGCACATCGAACGCATCCACAGCGTCATCGCGGGCGGTCGGGTGGTGGCCGTCGCCGACCTCAACGCCGAAAACGCCCGGAAGGTCGCCGACCGGATCGGCGCGACGACCTTCCCGAGTTCCGCGGAGCTCATCGCCTCGAACGATGTCGACGCCGTCATGATCTGCAGCTTCGGGCCCGCCCACGAACCCGACGTGATCGCAGCCGTCGAGGCCGGCACGTACGTCTTCTGCGAGAAACCCCTCGCCCCCACCGCCGACGCCTGTGCGCGCATCATGGAGGCCGAGCAGAAGGCGGGCAAGAAGCTCGTCACCGTCGGTTTCATGCGTCGCTTCGATGCCTCCTACCGGGAGATGAAGGCCATCCTCGATGCCGGCGAGATCGGCGAGGCCCTCATGGTCCACAATGCGCACCGCAACCCGACGGTGCCGGAAAGCTACACCTGGGACATGGCGATCAACGACACCGCCATCCACGAAATCGACACCATGCGCTGGCTGCTCGGCGAGGAGTTCGTCTCGGCCCGCGTCGACAAGCCGAATAAGACCACGAACCGTTTCCCGCACCTGCAGGACCCGCTGGTGCTGATCCTCACCACCACCTCCGGGGTGCGCGTCGACGACGAGATCTTCGTCAACTGTCAGTACGGCTACGACATCCAGTGCGAGCTGGTCGGCGAGAACGGGGCGGTGCGGCTCAGCGACCAGGAGCTGGTGCAGCGCGCCGACCTGCAGGGTCGCCGTAACCGGCTGACCATGGACCACAACCAGCGCTTCGGCCAGGCCTTTGTGCGTGAAGTGCAGG from Arachnia propionica encodes the following:
- a CDS encoding ATP-binding cassette domain-containing protein, translating into MDVYEGRGERIFLDHVTFGYTPEAAVLDDVTMAFPRSGVVALRAANGAGKSTLVELVSGYLRPQKGRVEICGHPAASAAARSFRRVVRTKPALYPTMSVFDHLAFTAQLTGAAMDDVLARVRTYRLDEWLDVRACELSSGTERKLWLIVCTLGRFEVVMLDEPFLGLDDHARRVLWDEMDRWRAKDRLVVVATHEHPQGFHPDAEYQLAPGKR
- a CDS encoding TIM barrel protein, with translation MADKSRNPEPRYNKLTIGVCPDQWGVWFPEDPVQIPWEKALDEMAEAGFSVMETGPFGYFPTDPERLAEEMGKRGFRVVAGTGWGVLHKAEAWADTERTFRAIGETHAAVGAEYVVHLPPMFRDEHTGEFTDVRHLDGEAWDLYINNANRLGRMMKEDYGLTMVLHPHGDSHIETREDIDRIFQATDPDYVGFCLDTGHIVYGMADNTALIRDYPERISYVHIKAMDPKLVKQAHDEDWPFVKAVKAGCSVPPPEGEPDMPSLVEALADLDKELYVICEQDMYGCDPSYPLPNAIKVREYLASIGLGVK
- a CDS encoding DUF2087 domain-containing protein yields the protein MDTALFEERVKEIPRLRSCLSGGRVERWPRKQALRDMLFDIAIDCMHEGSTWTEREITQELATITEDPVTLRRALIDEGRLLRSPDGSQYRLALKAASE
- a CDS encoding Gfo/Idh/MocA family oxidoreductase is translated as MTLRIGMIGPGGMGQAHIERIHSVIAGGRVVAVADLNAENARKVADRIGATTFPSSAELIASNDVDAVMICSFGPAHEPDVIAAVEAGTYVFCEKPLAPTADACARIMEAEQKAGKKLVTVGFMRRFDASYREMKAILDAGEIGEALMVHNAHRNPTVPESYTWDMAINDTAIHEIDTMRWLLGEEFVSARVDKPNKTTNRFPHLQDPLVLILTTTSGVRVDDEIFVNCQYGYDIQCELVGENGAVRLSDQELVQRADLQGRRNRLTMDHNQRFGQAFVREVQEWITAVSQDRHTGSTAWDGYAAACVCDAGVKALEADGEVAVEMMPKPAFYA
- a CDS encoding HipA domain-containing protein; translated protein: MPEVLECWLHGTHVGRFERQTGRAARLVYDADATRVVSLSLPIDAPAPDGAAEHYLRGLLPEDPVALRDMMRASGATSTDTFELLRQVGGDVAGAVQLTAPGSEPRSDPDHEPLIASTSDIGARIAGIKARPTTSAFAGDWPLRFSLAGAQAKFALARIGGSWYRPDAQTPSTHIVKPGAARNKHIEAFEARAMDLVRRAGFAVPQARVAHFDDQSAYVVERFDRELMPSGFSRRLHVEDLQQALGRDPEGKYLTSPADTIALLRRHDSELAYCFVEQLAINTAIGNADAHAKNYSIMLENEPRLSPLYDLVPLGAYPQYSQRLTMPIGSRRHTGNITLKDWTALAVDCDLEPDHVVSIVSDVNQRLSSQLEPTFGEFAARYSNLGKAVRQMQHYMTRNTDQACLDTVRPETPLTGCHDHQFEDGSDADPEMEK